From the genome of Adhaeribacter pallidiroseus:
TAAGAATATACCGGATGATCTCTACCATTATGTTTTCGGTATAGATATTTATCAGGCGTTCTTTACCCGGCAACTCCTGCATGCTTTCCTCAATTACCTTAATAATTAAGTTAGCCAGCTTCGAATTATTCGAAATTAAGAAGGCTGGTACATCCAGTGAAGAAAAGAAGTTAACTGAGTCAAATACTTTAGCTTCAAAGCTTACAAAGCTGTGGCTTTCTTCGGCATCCCCGATTAAATCCAAATCGTTGTTGCTTCGGAAGAACTTTTCTTTATTGCTGATTAAGTCATCATTCGAAATCATACGGCTGTCGGGGTCGCCGTAATAAATTTTTGTGCTTCGGCCACCGGGCACAAACAACATTTCTCCTTCCTCTACTACCTGCTTCTCATCGCCAAAGGCAATTACCCCTCGGTGGAGCAATATAAGGTTATTGCCTACATCATAATAGTTCCGGACACCAAATGGTTGCTGCAATATATAGTTCTTAGATTTTATATATCGCACCGCCAGGGATTCAATAACCTTATTGTAATCTTCCATGATTGGTATTTTATCTTTATTTTATTGATAGTTAGATTATAGTGTTTAAAATTACTATTAATCTTTTAATAAGACAAAATTAATTGAAAAATAATTATACCACAATTAATAAATATATTATTTTTGAACAGTACTATTTCAACATAGCAGTATTCTGTTATTTCAGCAACTCTCTTGATATTACTATTTTCTGAATCTCGGAAGTGCCTTCGTAAATTTGCGTGATTTTAGCGTCGCGCATGAGCCGCTCTACGTGGTATTCTTTCACAAAACCATAGCCGCCGTGTACTTGCACCGCCTCTATAGTAGTGTCCATGGCTACCTTAGAAGAAAATAATTTTGCCATAGCTCCGGATTTGGCATAATCCCGGCCAGCATCCTTATCACTGGCCGCTTGTAGGCAAAGTAACCGGGCCGCATCTATATTAGTAGCCATATCGGCTAACTTAAACTGAATGGCTTGGTGCTTAGCTATTTCGGTACCAAATGCCTTGCGTTGCTTCGCGTATTTAATGGATAATTCGTAAGCACCGGAAGCAATGCCTAAAGCTTGCGCCGCAATGCCAATACGGCCTCCATTCAGCACGCTCATAGCAAACTTAAATCCAAAGCCATCTTCGCCAATCCGGTTCTCTTTAGGCACCTTTACATCGGTAAACATTAAGGAATGGGTATCGGAACCGCGAATGCCTAATTTATTTTCTTTCTTACCTACTACAAAACCCGGTGTGTCCCGCTCCACAATAAACGCGTTAATGCCTTTGTGCCGTTTTTCGGGGTAAGTTTGTGCTATAACCAGGTACACCGAGGCGGTGCTGCCATTGGTAATCCAGTTTTTGGTACCGTTAATTAAATAATGATCGTCTTGCTCTATGGCTGTGGTGCGCTGCATGGTAGCATCAGAGCCAGCTTCCGGTTCGGATAGGCAGAAAGCGCCGATTATTTTGCCGGTTGCTAGCCGGGTCAGGTATTTTTGTTTTTGCGCCTCGGTGCCGTACTTTTCAATGCCCCAACAAATCAGGGAGTTATTTACCGACATAACTACCGAAGCGGAAGCATCTACCTTCGATATTTCTTCCATGGCCAATACATAGGAAATAGTATCCATCCCGCCACCGCCATACTTTGGGTCAACCATCATCCCTAAGAAGCCCAACTCGCCCATTTTCTTAATTTGTTCTGCCGGAAATTTTTGTTCTTCATCGCGTTCAATAACTCCGGGTAAGAGTTCGGTTTGGGCAAAATCACGGGCCGCTTCTTGTACGGCTAATTGCTCTTCGGTTAGGCTGAAATCCATTTTGCTATGTTGATTTAAAGAGGTTAAAGGAGATTTAAATTTTAAATACCTGTATTTTGTTTTACTGGGATTTAAATAATAATAACTGATAGGAACATGTACCTGATTTAAGTTACTGCCGAGATAAAGACTATTGTAAATATACGAAGAACGAGAAATTAATATGCATGCATACTTTATTTTTAAATTTTTATTTGCTCCTAGGCGGATGTTTTTACCAGAATGCTTTAAAAAAACTCAAGCAGGTAAATTTTTAAAATTTTAGAACAGGGCGCTTAATTAAAAAAAACGCCGCTGCTTAATAAAGCAACGGCGTTTAAAGAATTTCTGTTATTTAGTTATTACTTAATCCCGACGACCCATTAGAAGAGATACGTAATACAATAAAGTAGCTAATGAACCTATAGCAGCAACTACGTAAGTTAAAGCCGCCCATTTTAAAGAATCTTTGGCCATAGCGTGTTCCTGAGTAGTTACTACTCCCCGGCGATCCATCCAGGCCAAAGCGCGGCTACTGGCATCAAACTCTACCGGTAAAGTAATAAAGCTAAACAGCGTAGTTAAGGCAAACAGCGCCACGCCAATAGTTAAGGGAATAACACTGGTATTAATCATGAAAATACCAATTATTATAATCCATTGCATATACCGCGAGGCTACACTAAGCGCCGGTACCATCGCGGACCGGAATTTAAGCATGCTGTAAGCCGTAGCGTGCTGTACCGCGTGGCCACATTCGTGCGCCGCAACTGCCGCCGCGGCGGCACTCCGCGAGGCATAAACACCTTCGCTTAAGTTTACGGTTTTATCAGCGGGGTTATAATGATCGGTTAACTGACCTTCCGTAGAAATAACCCGAACATCCCGGATATTATGATCCGCCAGCATCATTTCGGCAATTTCCCGGCCACTTATGCCCGAGTGCAAGCCTACTTGCGAATATTGTGCAAATTTACTTTTGAGTCGCCAGCTAACAAATAAGCTAACCAGCATTACCAGTATGGCTATTAAATATACTCCACCCATTTTCTTCTTAACTTTTAATTTGTTTTTTAATTTTCTCGATAATTCGTGTGGTAGAATACCCTTGTACGAGTGTAATCGTTTTCACGATCCCGCCAT
Proteins encoded in this window:
- a CDS encoding AraC family transcriptional regulator, translating into MEDYNKVIESLAVRYIKSKNYILQQPFGVRNYYDVGNNLILLHRGVIAFGDEKQVVEEGEMLFVPGGRSTKIYYGDPDSRMISNDDLISNKEKFFRSNNDLDLIGDAEESHSFVSFEAKVFDSVNFFSSLDVPAFLISNNSKLANLIIKVIEESMQELPGKERLINIYTENIMVEIIRYILKNKMFVEQLATNSTYFKDPRLIDLFNYIKENIGGDLSNKVLSNVANVSEDYVGQYFKMLTGINPQDYIEYQRMERAVFLLRTTKKSIREIGKEVGYKDTAYFCRRFKMMFGIPAGKMRRRESAMNI
- a CDS encoding acyl-CoA dehydrogenase yields the protein MDFSLTEEQLAVQEAARDFAQTELLPGVIERDEEQKFPAEQIKKMGELGFLGMMVDPKYGGGGMDTISYVLAMEEISKVDASASVVMSVNNSLICWGIEKYGTEAQKQKYLTRLATGKIIGAFCLSEPEAGSDATMQRTTAIEQDDHYLINGTKNWITNGSTASVYLVIAQTYPEKRHKGINAFIVERDTPGFVVGKKENKLGIRGSDTHSLMFTDVKVPKENRIGEDGFGFKFAMSVLNGGRIGIAAQALGIASGAYELSIKYAKQRKAFGTEIAKHQAIQFKLADMATNIDAARLLCLQAASDKDAGRDYAKSGAMAKLFSSKVAMDTTIEAVQVHGGYGFVKEYHVERLMRDAKITQIYEGTSEIQKIVISRELLK
- a CDS encoding zinc metallopeptidase, which produces MGGVYLIAILVMLVSLFVSWRLKSKFAQYSQVGLHSGISGREIAEMMLADHNIRDVRVISTEGQLTDHYNPADKTVNLSEGVYASRSAAAAAVAAHECGHAVQHATAYSMLKFRSAMVPALSVASRYMQWIIIIGIFMINTSVIPLTIGVALFALTTLFSFITLPVEFDASSRALAWMDRRGVVTTQEHAMAKDSLKWAALTYVVAAIGSLATLLYYVSLLMGRRD